Within the Falco rusticolus isolate bFalRus1 chromosome 17, bFalRus1.pri, whole genome shotgun sequence genome, the region GGTGACCCCTCAGCCTGTGTGCAATGCTGGGCTATGGCTGTAGTCCCCTTCCCAGGTTGTGCTTCTACCCACAGCTGATTTCTGGCATCTCTAACCAGAAGATGCTCAGGCTTTGGATAAATGCTCAGTAAAACCAGTGTGATGGCTCTGTGGGTCACACGGGAGCGTTCAGGGCTGGGAGCctctcagctccagctgtgctgggacacAACAGGCCCCATTCCTGCCTTGCTGAGGGCCACCTAGAAGCTGCCAAATTCCAGCTTCCTACTCAAACCACTACCCCAGGTAGCCTCCCACAGGAGGTTCTGCATCCTcatctccccatccctctgttgCACCACCATCCCCTGCACCACCGCACTTTGGTTGATGAGTTCCTACTCACCGTTGATTTGGTTCCCTTGAAGGTAGAGGTTCTCGAGGTTGGTGCTGACCCGGGGGATCTTCTGGAGCCTGTTGTAAGAGAGGTCCAGCTcgaggatgctgctgctgttgaaagtGTTGGTAGAGAGACCTTGATTCGTTAGGCTGTTGTGGGACATCCGTACATAGAGCAGCTTGGGAGAGACCTTGAAATAGTCATCAGGGATGGTGTTGATGTAGTTGTACTCTAGGTAGAGCTGTTCCAAAGCCATTGGGAGCCCATCGGGGACTTTCCTGAGGTGGTTGTAGCTCAGATCAGCAAGGATCAAGGACTTGAGTCCTTTGAGGGATGCTCCCATCTCAAAAATGTAGTTGTGGCTGAGGTACAAGGCTGTGAGGTTCTCCAGACCCTCCAGAGCGTTGGAGGGGACCCTGGAGATCTGGTTGTAAGACAAGTGGAGCTCTCTCAGGGACCGGGGCAAGGGGCTGGGCATCTTGGTTAGGTTGTTGTTGTTCATGTACAACCTCTCCAGGTTTTTGAGTTTGGCAAAGACCCTCTTGCCCATCTTCTCACTGTTGATCTGGTTGTTGTGCAGCGCGAGCCATTCCAGCTCCGTGGCGTTGTCGAAAGCTCCCTCTTGGATGGCGGTGATCTGGTTGTTCTGGAAGTAGACGTATTTCATGCGGGAAGGCACGAAGGGCAGGTACCTCAGGTTACGGGTGTCACAGTACATGGCTGATGAGAAGTTAGGGGGGCAATCACACTCCTGGGGACACTGCCAGGAAAGGGCTTGCTGAGGTTCAGGGCCGGGCTCTGCCTCTGTGTCTGGGGCTGGGAGGTAAGAGTACACGTAAGGGGTGTTGTCATCCTCGTAGTAGGGCATGTAGTTGTAGGAGGACATACGGGACTGCCGTATGTAGTATTGTAACCAAGCCATGTCTTCTTCTTCATTGTACTGGCCCAGCGAGGCTCCGCAGAGCCCAGCGATGATCAGGACGGTGGCCCAACGCATGGTGCCGATGCTGGAGGGACCTGGGTGGGGGAGAAATGGGGAGGAAACCATCAGCAGAGTCAGGCCTGATGGAAGAGCTGGAGGCAGGCGAGCTGCACCCCGTGGCCTGGGCACCCGGTGGGGGTGGatgtggcagcagccctgcgtggggttggtggcacttggcagcagagctggagaacCAGGGGACCTGGGTGAATCCTACCCAAAAAATTGTGGCTGAACACatgtcccctgcctgcaggtAGCTGGTCAGTCCCCTTTCCACCTCAGGCCTGCTAGAAACCTCCATCCCAGCGGATATCTGCTTGCAAAATCTTTACTTATGGGTATTTCTCTTACAACTGTGTAGAGGATGGAGATATGGGATGCATGGTCTGAATTTGTGTCAGGGCACgcagctctgctccagggtGCCTGGGATGTGCCTGCGCCGGCCCTGCAcggagggaggagaagggacaCGGACACTCTCTGGCCAAGCAGGGAGCCATGGCTGTGGGAACAGGTTGATGGAGCTCAAGGCATGTTTCAATGGAGCTATATTTATGCTACACTCGCTGGCTACATGATACGCTGTGGGTTTCATCcagctctcccttcccccacagAAACGCAGGATGCTCATGCTGCTTAGGACTGATGTAAATCCTGGTAAACACATTctggcttatttttttaaatgaaatcacttTCAAGCTTCGATTTCCCTGAGCTCAGCCCCGACGTGAAAAGCGGCAGCATCCACCGGCCCCTCGAGGCCAGTGTGACCAGGGAGAGAGGGAGCTGTCACCTGGTGCTTGGACCCTGCTTATGAAATCCAGCCGGCCGAGGGCTGACAgccaggaggagagcagggctgagggcTCGGAGCAAGGCAGGCCTGTCCCCGAGCCCCTTGGCTTGACGTGGACTTCACCGCTGCCCCATGCCATGCCCAGGGCAGCGTGCCGGCACACCGCGGCGCTGGCGCTGGAGGACTCCAGCCCGGGCAGTTCATCCTGACGCCTCATCTCGGGGCGAAATGagcacacagagcagcttgAAATGCCTCCAGGAAATACGCGGGCTGTTCGGAGGGGGAGAGGAGTcgctcctgcctgctggctcctgt harbors:
- the FMOD gene encoding fibromodulin, encoding MRWATVLIIAGLCGASLGQYNEEEDMAWLQYYIRQSRMSSYNYMPYYEDDNTPYVYSYLPAPDTEAEPGPEPQQALSWQCPQECDCPPNFSSAMYCDTRNLRYLPFVPSRMKYVYFQNNQITAIQEGAFDNATELEWLALHNNQINSEKMGKRVFAKLKNLERLYMNNNNLTKMPSPLPRSLRELHLSYNQISRVPSNALEGLENLTALYLSHNYIFEMGASLKGLKSLILADLSYNHLRKVPDGLPMALEQLYLEYNYINTIPDDYFKVSPKLLYVRMSHNSLTNQGLSTNTFNSSSILELDLSYNRLQKIPRVSTNLENLYLQGNQINEFSISSFCTVVDVMNYSRLQVLRLDGNEIKRNAVPPDAPLCLRRATIIEI